The genomic window TTAATGAAGAAATTAAAGCATTAGAGGAAGCTAATTGTACTTATGAATTAGTCCCTGGAATTTCATCAGCTTTAGCTGCTCCTTTATTGACAGGAATACCCTTAACTGATAAAGAAGTTGGTCGATGTTTTACGGTTTTAACCGGACATCAACCCAACTTATTAAATTGGGAAGCCTTAGCAAAAATTGATACATTAGTTATTTTGATGGGAACAAGAAACCTTGATAAAATTGTTGAGAATTTAATCAGGAACGGGCGATCGCCTGATGAACCTATTGCTATTATTCGCAATAGTGGAAGTGAGCAAGAGAAAGTTTGGATAGGGACGTTAAAGACTATAATAGAACAAGTATCAGGATTCTTTTTATCTCCCGCAATTATTATTATTGGAAACGTCGTTAATTTACGCTATATGTCTTCCTCTATAAGCCTTCCTTTAGCTCACAAAACTGTATTAATTACCCGTGCCAAAGAACAATCAAGTCAGTTTAGTAGCCTTTTACAACAACAGGGGGCCAATACGCTAGAAATGCCGGCGTTAGAAATTTTGCCTCCCTCTTCTTGGGAACAATTGGACTTAGCTATTGAAGCTTTATCTTCTTTTGATTGGGTAATTTTCACCTCAGCAAATGGGGTTAAGTTCTTCTTTCAACGATTACAAGAATTAGGTCAAGATATTCGTGTTTTAGGTAAGATTAAAATTGCTGTGGTGGGTAAAAAAACAGCTTCTTGTTTAAAGCAATATCATCTCACTCCTGATTTTATTCCTCCTAATTTTATTGCAGATTCATTAATTGATTATTTTCCTGAGAGTTTAGGTCATCAAAAAATATTATTTCCCCGTGTAGAAACAGGAGGAAGAGATATTTTAGTTAAAGAGTTACAAAAACAAGAAGCTAATATTGTTGAAGTTCCAGCTTATCAGTCAGGATGTCCTGAAACCATTAATTCTCAAGCATGGGAAGCCTTACAAAACAAACAAGTTAATATTATTACCTTTACCAGTTCTAAAACCGTTAAAAACTTTTATACCTTGGTTCAAAAAGCCTTAAAAACTCAGAGCAAGTCAGAGATTTTATCTCTTTTAGATAATATTTGTCTGGCATCTATTGGTCCACAAACGTCAAAAACCTGTTATGACTTATTAGGAAGAGTGGATCTAGAGGCTGAAGAATATACCTTAGATGGGTTAACTCAAGGATTAGTTAACTATTTTAGCTAACCTTAATTTCCACTTTTTTCTATAAAACAACCTGAACCTTCCCTTATGGTTGGGACTGACATCCCTTAATAAAAGACTTATGCTGAAAATAGAGGGGGATAAAACCTAACCTCTAGCGCAAAGGAGGGAACAAAAAATGTTAAAACTTAATCTTAAAAAATCAGGATTTTCTACACTAAGTGCGTTCTTAGTTGCTATTACCGCTTCTACTTCTTTATTACCCTTTAGTGCCGTTTCTGCTCAGCCTTTTCCTACTACTAACCCCACTGCAACAGACAATTATCGGGTTCGTATTCCCCAAGGAACTTTAATTCCTGTTACCTATACTCAATCCCAACAAATTCGTGTTAATCAAGGAGAATATTTACCTCTAGAATTACAAGTGTCTGCTAACCTTCGGGATAGTAATGGTAGTCTTTTAATTCCGGCCGGAACCAGAATTATGGGCCAACTCGAACCGACCGAACAAGGAACGCGGTTTGTGGCACGGGAGATGATTATTAATAATCAATGGATACCTTTGAATGCTACTTCTCAAGTCATTTCTAGGACAGAAACCGTTAACAATGGGGCAACCGTTGGAAATATCTTATCTGGAACCTTTTCCGGAGCCGGTGCTGCTACTATTATTGCAGGAACAACAGGCGATCGCCGTATTGATGCCCTAGAAGTATTAGGGGGTGCTGCTTTAGGAACCTTATTAGGATGGGGTTTACCGGAAGGTCAAATTATTGGTGGTGGAGAGCATCAAGAAGTAGTCATCGATCCTAACCGTGATCTTACCCTAACCCTTAATTCAGATTTATCTCTCATAGCTAATCAGCAAAATTTCCCCTATCGTCGTGCTTTTAATGTTCGTCGTTAACTCTGTTTTGGGAGTGAGGAGTGTCTAATACTAATTAGACAGTAGATAATCATCTTGAGAAGGCAGAGGGAGCAGAGGAAGCAAGGGGAGAAAGAAGATTACTCTACGATGATAAGCGGATTTGGTATAATATCAAACGCTTTATGTTTGCTACAAAAGACTGCAAGGGAGTGGGGAGAGAGATAATTTGTAGCATTCTTATTTCTATTGGATATAATTTTAACCGCTTTTGGGGAATACTAACATTACCAGATTTGTGATTCCCTGAAGTAAAAATTATGAAACCATTAGGATCGGTCCTATTAGTTTTAGGGTTAATTTTTGTCGGTTTTGGAGACAGTTTTTTACCCAAACCCTTAAGTACCGTGAGCAAAAATGCCCGTACCCATGTTAATAAAATTTTCCTAAGTTTTACCCCTGATACTGACTTTGAGAAACCCAGTAAGCAACGAGAGGCACAAGTTGAAGATATGGAAGAACGGGTTAAAGGAAATCGGGATCAATTAGTCAAAGAGCGATAATTGATACCAATTCTCAAAAGTTACTAGAGACTTAATTAATATTCTTTTTGCTTTATCTCCCCTGCTCCCTCTGCTTACCTCAACTAATAATCTCTATTGTTAATAAAGAGAATTGGTATGAGTCCTAGTATCGGGAAAAGTCCCCACATAAACTAGAGTTTGGTGAGGATCAATCCCGAATTAAACAAGATTTACTTGTCTTTTAACCAACTAAACATAGCCCGTAAATCTTTGCCCACTTCTTCAATGGGGTGTTCCGCTTCTTGACGACGCATCGCCGTAAACCCTGGTTTACCGGATTGATTTTCTAGAACAAATTCCCGTGCAAATTGACCCGATTGAATCTCTCTAAGAATTTGTTTCATTTCGGCGCGAGTTTCATCGGTAACAATCCGAGGACCTCTGGTTAAATCTCCATATTCTGCGGTATTGGAGATACTATCACGCATTTTCGCCAGTCCTCCTTCCACAATCAAGTCCACAATTAATTTGACTTCGTGGAGGCATTCAAAATAAGCTAATTCGGGCTGATAACCGGCTGCAACGAGGGTTTCAAACCCTGATTTAATGAGTGCCGATAAACCACCACAGAGGACTACCTGTTCCCCAAATAAGTCCGTTTCTGTCTCTTCTCTGAAGCTGGTTTCGAGAATACCGGCACGGGTTCCTCCAATTCCTTTAGCATAGGCCATAGCGCGATCACGGGCCTGTCCACTGGCATCTTGATAAACGGCGAATAAACAGGGAACCCCTTCCCCTTGTTCGTAGGTACGGCGCACTAGATGCCCTGGTCCTTTAGGGGCAACCATTATCACATCTACGGTTTCGGGGGGAACAATTTGACCAAAGTGAATGTTAAAACCGTGAGCAAAGGATAAAACCTTACCCTCTCTTAAATTGGGTTCGATATCTTCTTGATAAACCGCTTTTTGAACTTCATCGGGCAACAAGATCATGATCCAATCAGCAGCACTGGCAGCATCAGCCACATTCATAACTTTTAGCCCTGCATCTTCGGCTTTTTGTCGTGATTTACTGCCTGGATACAGCCCCACTACCACATTGATGCCACTATCTTTTAAATTGAGGGCGTGAGCATGACCTTGAGAACCATAGCCAATAATGGCCACAGTTTTATCTGCTAATAGATCAAGGTTGGCATCTGCGTCGTAATACATCCGAGCCATGAGGCTGTCTCCTAATTTTCTTACAAACTCTCCATTATATAATCTATAGGCCCTGGGGTGCGGATTTGGGGATTTTGTAATCTTTCTTTTGTCTTTGAAAATGAAGGAACTTTTGTTATTGCAATTAACTCGGATTTACCCACATCAAGGTTTGACCATATTCGACGGGTTCCCCGTTGGCTACTGCAATCTCCATCACTTCTCCAGTGACTTCGGCTTCAATTTCATTCATCAATTTCATCGCTTCGATAATACAGACGGTTTGGGTATTACTGACGCGATCGCCCACATCTACAAAAGGCGGTTCATCGGGGGCAGGAGCGCGATAAAAAGTTCCTACCATCGGAGAAGTAATAGCCACCCATTTTTTCTCTGCTGGAGAGGGGGGGGTTTCTGGGGGTGGGGTAGGTGTGGCAGGGGCTGAAGGTGGGGCTACGGTTTCTGGGGCGATGGGGCTTAACAGTTGAGTGGTGTGGGCAACGTCTCGACGGACATTTAACTCAAAGGTTTCTGTTTTCAGGCTAACTTCGGCAATATCGGTGTGAGCGATCGCCCCTAACAAATCTCGTAGTTCATTAAAATTAATTGACACAGATTATCTATCCCATAATCGTTGATCAAACAGAGGCTGTCTCCCTAGGGACAACCGTTCGGGCTTTAAGTTTCTCGTCCTAAATAGGAACCATCACGGGTATCGACTTTAATTTTTTCTCCAATGGAAATAAACAGAGGTACCATCACTTGCGCTCCTGTTTCGACAATGGCGGGTTTGGTTCCCCCGGTTGCCGTATCCCCTTTTACCCCTGGATCGGTGTCGGTTACTTCTAAAATCACTGAGGTGGGCAGTTGTACCTCTAAGACTGTATCGTTCCAGAAGAGAACATCGGCTTCCATTTCTTCTTTGATATAGTTGACCGTTGTTCCCATTTGTTCAGGGCTTAAACGCACTTCTTCATAGGTTTCCATATCCATAAAGACGTATTGTTCCCCTTCTTTATAGGTATGTTGCATGGTGCGTTTTTCTAAAGTGGCTTGGGGAACGGTTTCTCCTGCACGAAATGTCCGTTCAACGACACTACCTGTCTGAGCGTTTTTTAATTTGGTTCGCACGAAGGCAGAACCCTTACCTGGTTTGACGTGCAGGAATTCAACGACGCGCCATACTGAACCATCTAATTCAATGCTGGTACCAGTCCGAAAATCGTTACTAGAAATCATGAAAGGCTTTTAGAGCTTAGAAAGTCAAGATTTATTTTACAAGAGTTTGGCAACCCTGAGGTTAATTACCTCATATCTATTAACATTATTGAGACACTCTAGCGACGATCGCCCGATGTCTAGGACTGATAGGGGTAATTTTCGGGGGGTTAAACCCTGCTTCTTGTAGGGCTGTTTCTATATCTAAGGCAAAATATTGATCGAGATAGGGTTCGGTGCTTTTGAGTAGGGTTAAGATGTAGGGGGGCATTTTTTGGTAGGCTTCGGCACGGGGGTTCATGTCCATCATGGTAAAGTATCCCCCAGGTTTAAGGAGGCGACGGGCTTCTTTAAAGATGGCG from Crocosphaera subtropica ATCC 51142 includes these protein-coding regions:
- the cobA gene encoding uroporphyrinogen-III C-methyltransferase — translated: MIGKVYLVGSGIGNINYLTLRGYHLLSQAQVLIYDALVDQKLLNLVPESCLKIDVGKRAGQPSPQQSQINSLLLNYCLQGKQVVRLKSGDPLIFGRVNEEIKALEEANCTYELVPGISSALAAPLLTGIPLTDKEVGRCFTVLTGHQPNLLNWEALAKIDTLVILMGTRNLDKIVENLIRNGRSPDEPIAIIRNSGSEQEKVWIGTLKTIIEQVSGFFLSPAIIIIGNVVNLRYMSSSISLPLAHKTVLITRAKEQSSQFSSLLQQQGANTLEMPALEILPPSSWEQLDLAIEALSSFDWVIFTSANGVKFFFQRLQELGQDIRVLGKIKIAVVGKKTASCLKQYHLTPDFIPPNFIADSLIDYFPESLGHQKILFPRVETGGRDILVKELQKQEANIVEVPAYQSGCPETINSQAWEALQNKQVNIITFTSSKTVKNFYTLVQKALKTQSKSEILSLLDNICLASIGPQTSKTCYDLLGRVDLEAEEYTLDGLTQGLVNYFS
- the ilvC gene encoding ketol-acid reductoisomerase; protein product: MARMYYDADANLDLLADKTVAIIGYGSQGHAHALNLKDSGINVVVGLYPGSKSRQKAEDAGLKVMNVADAASAADWIMILLPDEVQKAVYQEDIEPNLREGKVLSFAHGFNIHFGQIVPPETVDVIMVAPKGPGHLVRRTYEQGEGVPCLFAVYQDASGQARDRAMAYAKGIGGTRAGILETSFREETETDLFGEQVVLCGGLSALIKSGFETLVAAGYQPELAYFECLHEVKLIVDLIVEGGLAKMRDSISNTAEYGDLTRGPRIVTDETRAEMKQILREIQSGQFAREFVLENQSGKPGFTAMRRQEAEHPIEEVGKDLRAMFSWLKDK
- the accB gene encoding acetyl-CoA carboxylase biotin carboxyl carrier protein; protein product: MSINFNELRDLLGAIAHTDIAEVSLKTETFELNVRRDVAHTTQLLSPIAPETVAPPSAPATPTPPPETPPSPAEKKWVAITSPMVGTFYRAPAPDEPPFVDVGDRVSNTQTVCIIEAMKLMNEIEAEVTGEVMEIAVANGEPVEYGQTLMWVNPS
- the efp gene encoding elongation factor P; translated protein: MISSNDFRTGTSIELDGSVWRVVEFLHVKPGKGSAFVRTKLKNAQTGSVVERTFRAGETVPQATLEKRTMQHTYKEGEQYVFMDMETYEEVRLSPEQMGTTVNYIKEEMEADVLFWNDTVLEVQLPTSVILEVTDTDPGVKGDTATGGTKPAIVETGAQVMVPLFISIGEKIKVDTRDGSYLGRET